The following nucleotide sequence is from Aspergillus luchuensis IFO 4308 DNA, chromosome 1, nearly complete sequence.
gaagatcgGCTACGTCGGCGAGTTTGGCAAGGTTCGTCCTCTATACCCTCTTACTAAACCCACCACCATATCCTAACCAACACGCCCCCAGATCCAAATTGACGAGCTCACCAAATACTACGGCATGACCGCCGACGATTACACCGCCGTCCGGTGCGGTATGAACGTAACCAAAGCCATCATCCGCGGCGACATCGACGCGGGTATCGGCCTCGAGAACGTCCAGATGGTCGAGCTCGCTGAATGGCTCGCCGAGCAGGGCCGGCCCCGCGACGACGTGCAAATGCTGCGCATCGACCAGCTCGCCGAGCTcggatgctgctgcttctgctcgaTCCTGTACATTGCCAACGACGCCTTCCTGGCTGCCAACCCAGAGAAAGTGCAGAAGTTCATGCGGGCCGTCAAGCGCGCTACAGACTACGTTTTGGCTGAGCCCGCCCGCGCTTTCGAGGAGTATGTGGATATGAAGCCGATCATGGGCACTCCGGTTAACCGGAAGATCTTCGAGCGGTCGTTCGCGTACTTCAGTCGTGACTTGAAGAATGTTAGTCGTGACTGGGCTAAGGTGACCAACTATGGAAAACGGTTGGGCATCTTGAGTTCCGACTTCGTGGCTAACTACACCAATGACTACTTGTCGTGGGGACTGGATGCTGATTCCATTGATCCCCTTGGTGATCAGAAGCGTATGGCCGAGTTGCAGAAGAAGGTCGCTGCTGAGGGTGGTTATAAGCGGTTGGAGGTTGCTTCTGAGGCTTGATTGATTCTCGGGCAGCTCGAAGAAGGAACCTGCTCGCTTGACACTCTTGGAGCAGAGATGAATCTTATGTAACGGTCGCCTTACGAGTCTAGCTGGATGTGCTAGCTTACGCACTCTTTTAGTATGACTACAATCTAAATGCACTTTATCATACGATCTTTCCAACAGAAAACCAACCAAATTCTCTCGTAGGAGACCATTCAACCTATGGAAGTAAATCAACCCACGCTATATGCTCTAAATCCAAATGACAATTAAGATATAATGCTGTACACATGATCTACTCGCTAACATGCAAGTACAaaatcaaaagaaaagaattacCATCACCTCCTAACAACATCCATACTCCCCGCCCTCTCCACATCCGGCCCCGAACCCAACAACTGATCCCCCAGCAATGCCGAAAACTCAACACTATCCTCCACCTCTACATCACTCAGATCCTCGTCTCCATCAAAGCGCTTCAAAGGCTGGAAATTTCCGCGTTCCTTATCTTTGTCGTCTCGCCGACGGCTCCGTAACCACGATATAAGATAGCCCTTCTTGACTCCGAACCACAGAAACGCGCCGATGGCAGCCGTGGAGAACAACGCAATCGTGAGGAATGTAAAAGCGGCATAGATTTTGTCACTATCGCCAAAAAAAGGGTCGTCGCTATCACCACTCACGACGACTGCTTCGTTGGAAGTAGGGTCCCATCTTGCCAACTTGCTAGCGGCAAGGGTCTCGCCTTTTGCGCTGACGGCGCGGACGCGTAGGTACTTGTATTTGGTGTCGTTCGGGATGGGGATTACTGTCTCGAAGCCGTCCTTTGGAACGGCGGATAGGAAAGTGGGCTGTGCTGTTTCTGAGATCTTTTCGTTGGTGCCTTCTAGGACCCAGTGTGAGACTTCGGTGGCGCCGTTCCAACTGGCTGCGGCGCGATAGGCGTATACTTCGAAGTCCGGGAGGGTGTTCGGCTTGCCGACCCAGGGGTGTTTGAAGGTGCGGTAGGAGACGACTTTGCCTGTGTGGAAGTCTCGTCCGGGTGCGAAGTGGGCGTGGCAGAGGACTTCGCCATCCATGCTGAATTCTGTCCATGCGGCGCTGAAACCGTATCCGACTAGGACGTTGCCGCTGTCGAGGACTTGGATGGAGCCTTGGGATTGGCTTTTGATCGGGTATTCGTTCCAGTACTCGTGTCGGACTTGCACGGTCATGTTGGTTTCGTCGATGTCGAGGTAGAGGCCTCGACTTGGGTACTGGGGTGCGCCTCTGCCGCGAGACGAATTGTCAAGGAGGGTGATTGCTGTGCCGTTGTCGCGGAAGCGGGCGTGGTGTTGCCAGGTGAAATTAGTAGCTGCGCCGCCTGAAAGATCGGTGAAATTGCTTCGCTTGCCGCCTAGAGTCCAGATGGTTTCGCCTGTGTGACCGTCGATATAGATCAGGCAGTTGCAGTAGCGGGCTGAGACAAGAAAATTGCCTTTGGCGTCTTTGTCGATGCTGTTGATGTGAAAATAGTCCCACGGGCGTTCCTTATCCTCCCCTGCGCCTTCGCGACCTCGATAGACGTCGGCGATGTCGAAGTGTTCGGAGGCTCGCCATTCGAAGAGGAGCTCGTTCGTCTCAATGTTGACTTCCTGGAACGTGCCATCCCAGATCCAGCCATTCTCAGGACCGCCAGCGACCCGGATATCTGCCGGGCGGATGTCATAGATGGTGTAAACTGCAGTCTCGTCGAGGGTGATGTGGAACTCGTGAAGATCTGCTGCAAGCCCATTCGCACCACTGAGGGTGAAAGCTTCCTGGTACGACGAGTCGAGCTTTATTTGGAGACTTTAGTATTGCTTTGCCCCGTTGCTATGCGGAGTAAAGAAGGTGCCGTACCATGTAGTATGTGCCCTCGCCGTGTCCCACCTTACCGTCGTCGCCCACCCAGAACGTCAAATAATCCTGGCCCTTATAGTTGTAGACATTGAAGTTGTAGGTGTGGCCGTAGGGCTTCGTCCAGATCAAGCGACCCTTGTGGTCTAGGATCATCGGCCCGGGTTTATGCACGCTATACCCACGCGGAGAGATGAAGTAATACTTGTCATCTCTGCATTGTGGCCCATACTGCAGAAAGTTGACGGCTGCGCCTACGGTGGAAGTCGAACGGTATGTCTCAATGGGCCATGATCCCAGTCTACCCTGTTCGTACAATTCAGAATCGAAATAGGGTCCTACATCTGCCAAGGCAGAGGCCAGGAACAGAAAGGCCGCTAGCGCGACGGTTAGAGTGCCCGGAATCATGGCGCAAGGGGCAAATACGTCGGGCGCTCAGGAGACATGTGTTGAATTGTACAGAGGCGGAGCTGTTAATTAAAAATGGTGCCTCAACGGCGAGTACAAGATATGAATGATAgtcaggagaagaaagacatgatgattataGGGGAGGACAGGTAGGGGAACGGGCACGATTTTCAAGACCTCGATGGGGGCGCGGGAGATCCACCGTGCCCATCGGTAGTGGCTTGCTTCAAagccggcagcagcagactaTCCAGACAATGGCGGGCTAAATGACGAGATACTCTTCTAGGCTAGAATTGTAATGGCCAGAGCAAGTTGTGAATTGATTCATCCAACGAGGTAGTGGATGCTGTTGGGTATGTTGAGGAGTTCCCGGTGATGTTTTCCTTGTTGGGTCAGGCGCGAATGTCCCACAGCAAAGAATGAATGGAACAAGAAGCTCTGCCGGCCATTACTTTCGCTCGGATCCCCTCAATGGCTGGTATCTGCTCTTTATCGTCCCACCCCTGTATACAGGACACGGAGTTCCGATGGGATAAGGGTAACGAATGGGATAGCTCTGGCA
It contains:
- the NMT1_1 gene encoding NMT1/THI5 family protein (COG:P;~EggNog:ENOG410PFME;~InterPro:IPR015168,IPR027939;~PFAM:PF09084;~go_process: GO:0009228 - thiamine biosynthetic process [Evidence IEA]) yields the protein MSTDKITFLTNWHATPYHAPLYLAQSKGYFKEEGLKVALLEPNDPSDVTEIIGSGKVDMGFKAMIHTLAAKARNFPVTSIGSLLDEPFTGVVYLKDSGITEDFRSLKGKKIGYVGEFGKIQIDELTKYYGMTADDYTAVRCGMNVTKAIIRGDIDAGIGLENVQMVELAEWLAEQGRPRDDVQMLRIDQLAELGCCCFCSILYIANDAFLAANPEKVQKFMRAVKRATDYVLAEPARAFEEYVDMKPIMGTPVNRKIFERSFAYFSRDLKNVSRDWAKVTNYGKRLGILSSDFVANYTNDYLSWGLDADSIDPLGDQKRMAELQKKVAAEGGYKRLEVASEA
- a CDS encoding arylsulfotransferase family protein (COG:S;~EggNog:ENOG410PHWY;~InterPro:IPR039535,IPR011047;~PFAM:PF05935,PF14269;~SECRETED:SignalP(1-21);~TransMembrane:1 (n5-16c21/22o529-554i)), with product MIPGTLTVALAAFLFLASALADVGPYFDSELYEQGRLGSWPIETYRSTSTVGAAVNFLQYGPQCRDDKYYFISPRGYSVHKPGPMILDHKGRLIWTKPYGHTYNFNVYNYKGQDYLTFWVGDDGKVGHGEGTYYMLDSSYQEAFTLSGANGLAADLHEFHITLDETAVYTIYDIRPADIRVAGGPENGWIWDGTFQEVNIETNELLFEWRASEHFDIADVYRGREGAGEDKERPWDYFHINSIDKDAKGNFLVSARYCNCLIYIDGHTGETIWTLGGKRSNFTDLSGGAATNFTWQHHARFRDNGTAITLLDNSSRGRGAPQYPSRGLYLDIDETNMTVQVRHEYWNEYPIKSQSQGSIQVLDSGNVLVGYGFSAAWTEFSMDGEVLCHAHFAPGRDFHTGKVVSYRTFKHPWVGKPNTLPDFEVYAYRAAASWNGATEVSHWVLEGTNEKISETAQPTFLSAVPKDGFETVIPIPNDTKYKYLRVRAVSAKGETLAASKLARWDPTSNEAVVVSGDSDDPFFGDSDKIYAAFTFLTIALFSTAAIGAFLWFGVKKGYLISWLRSRRRDDKDKERGNFQPLKRFDGDEDLSDVEVEDSVEFSALLGDQLLGSGPDVERAGSMDVVRR